The following are from one region of the Rosistilla carotiformis genome:
- a CDS encoding phosphopantothenoylcysteine decarboxylase domain-containing protein, with amino-acid sequence MAKILITSGPTRQYLDPVRYLTNASSGRMGAALAQAALDLGHQVVVVSGPVGVTYPAAAEVIDVLTTQEMLEVAHREFQQCDGAIGAAAPCDYQPQQVETEKISKTGKPLQLNLVETPDVVATLGERKRSDQWVVGFALETQDRHFRAIVKLEKKHCDLMVSNGPEAIDSAENQVDLIDAEGQLLEQISGSKLDVARGILKVIDARLIR; translated from the coding sequence ATGGCCAAAATATTGATCACGTCGGGGCCGACCCGACAGTACCTGGACCCCGTCCGCTATCTGACCAATGCATCGAGCGGACGGATGGGGGCTGCGTTGGCCCAAGCTGCACTCGATTTAGGCCACCAGGTCGTGGTCGTCAGCGGGCCCGTTGGCGTCACCTATCCGGCAGCAGCTGAAGTGATCGATGTCCTGACCACGCAGGAGATGTTGGAAGTCGCTCACCGCGAATTCCAGCAGTGCGATGGTGCGATCGGCGCGGCGGCACCTTGCGATTACCAGCCGCAGCAGGTGGAAACGGAGAAGATCTCCAAAACGGGCAAGCCGCTGCAACTGAATCTGGTCGAGACTCCCGATGTCGTCGCCACCCTCGGCGAACGCAAGCGGAGCGATCAATGGGTCGTGGGATTTGCGTTAGAGACGCAGGATCGGCACTTCCGGGCGATCGTGAAACTAGAAAAGAAGCACTGCGACCTGATGGTCAGCAATGGCCCCGAAGCGATCGATTCGGCCGAAAACCAAGTCGACCTGATCGACGCCGAAGGTCAATTGCTCGAGCAGATTTCGGGCTCGAAGCTCGACGTCGCCCGCGGCATCTTGAAAGTGATCGACGCTCGCTTGATTCGCTGA
- a CDS encoding HD-GYP domain-containing protein, with protein MADSALASRTRCTDDPQFDPDALIKQVESLEQEVQSLTEQVTRDFEELALLQSLAVSMELRTSTPEPMALMLDFLPKLPLSTMCQAVALVPNIEMFADHKPNEGNAFTLWSGDPLVEDDVCRKIIATYGENAKVDPVVINDLAADQIDSRIRDIILVEIRHADRLAGWLIACNHVKPAGTLPGVRDGFTTIEANLILTAGSILATQLHNTRLLRQKEQLFTDVVRAMVNAVEARDDYTCGHSERVALFAKELAREAGLTVTDCDRIYLTGLLHDVGKIAVPDAVLQKPGLLNAEERSVIETHPDVGWRILYPLVNQLSEVLPGVLFHHERIDGKGYPDGLVGEEIPLDGRILAISDAYDAMTSDRPYRGGMPQEKAEEILRSGAGSQWDADLIGHFFDAMPRMIAIRESYNRREPQARQHGSYMPVEG; from the coding sequence ATGGCCGATTCAGCTCTCGCTTCGCGCACACGTTGCACCGACGATCCGCAATTCGATCCCGATGCGCTCATCAAACAAGTCGAGAGTCTGGAGCAGGAGGTTCAGTCGTTGACCGAACAGGTCACCCGCGATTTTGAAGAATTGGCGTTGCTGCAATCGTTAGCCGTTTCGATGGAGCTGCGAACGTCGACGCCCGAACCGATGGCGCTGATGCTCGACTTCTTGCCCAAGCTGCCACTGTCGACGATGTGCCAAGCCGTTGCTTTGGTCCCGAACATCGAAATGTTTGCCGATCACAAGCCGAACGAAGGCAATGCGTTTACGTTGTGGAGCGGCGATCCGTTGGTCGAAGACGACGTCTGCCGAAAGATCATCGCCACCTACGGCGAAAACGCGAAGGTCGATCCGGTCGTGATCAATGACCTGGCCGCAGATCAGATCGACTCGCGAATCCGCGATATCATCCTTGTCGAAATCCGGCATGCCGATCGCCTGGCCGGTTGGCTGATCGCGTGCAATCACGTGAAACCTGCGGGAACTCTGCCCGGAGTTCGCGACGGCTTTACGACGATCGAAGCGAATCTGATCCTGACCGCCGGATCGATCCTGGCAACTCAATTGCACAACACGCGGTTGTTGCGACAGAAGGAGCAGCTGTTCACCGATGTCGTCCGCGCAATGGTCAACGCGGTCGAAGCACGCGATGATTACACGTGTGGTCACAGCGAACGGGTCGCTCTCTTTGCGAAGGAGTTGGCACGCGAAGCCGGTCTCACCGTGACCGATTGCGATCGCATCTACCTGACCGGTCTGCTGCACGATGTTGGTAAGATCGCCGTTCCCGACGCGGTCCTGCAGAAACCGGGGCTGTTGAACGCCGAAGAGCGGAGCGTGATCGAAACCCATCCCGACGTCGGTTGGCGGATTTTGTATCCGTTGGTCAATCAACTGTCGGAAGTTCTCCCCGGCGTGCTGTTCCATCACGAACGGATCGATGGCAAAGGCTATCCTGACGGGCTTGTCGGCGAAGAGATCCCTTTGGATGGACGGATCTTGGCGATCAGCGACGCCTACGACGCGATGACCAGCGACCGACCTTACCGCGGCGGGATGCCTCAGGAAAAGGCGGAAGAGATCCTTCGCAGCGGCGCCGGATCGCAGTGGGATGCCGACCTGATCGGTCACTTCTTCGATGCCATGCCGCGGATGATCGCGATCCGCGAAAGCTACAACCGCCGCGAACCTCAGGCTCGCCAACACGGTTCGTACATGCCGGTCGAAGGCTAG
- a CDS encoding prolyl oligopeptidase family serine peptidase codes for MHPTSTLSIAAAVGLLSLLSSTTLAQNDTPKMPSIQYPQAARDAIVDDYHGTPVADPYRWLEDTESEQTAAWVAAENKITRTFLDQIPQRTAIRDRLTELWNYERFTLPRSRESKYFYTHNSGLQNQSLLYVADGLDAPRRVLIDPNKLSEDGTMALAGWSPTDDGSLLAYSIADGGSDWRTWRVRDVASGEDRDDVVRWVKFSGIAWMPDNSGFFYGRYDAPSDGEELTGTNYNQKLYFHELGTDQSEDRLVYERPDNKEWGFTPEVTEDGRYLIITNWKGSEPQNQIFIQPLGDPKLPVTELIGGFDAEYSLIGNDESILYFLTDNDAPRRRVIAVDADDPRRDQWREVIPQNENVIEDCSLLGDEFFTTSMKDALSQVDVYNKEGEAVKQIALPGLGSASGFHGHRDATETFYSFTNYVTPPSIFRYDLKTGESTLWRAPELNFDASRFVTKQVFYESKDGTRVPMIITHRADLKLDGSNPTLLYAYGGFNISLTPGFSPAMAVWMDRGGIYAVPNLRGGGEYGRAWHEAGMQEKKQNVFDDFIAAAEYLIQQKYTHSDKLAIRGGSNGGLLVGAVMTQRPELFGACLPAVGVMDMLRFHKFTIGWAWVTEFGSSDDPEQFKTLLNYSPLHQIKPGTCYPPTLITTADRDDRVVPGHSFKFAAALQAAQSCDNPTLIRIETRAGHGAGTPVTKYIDQYADLWAFLTRVLQ; via the coding sequence ATGCATCCCACCTCAACGCTTTCGATCGCCGCGGCGGTTGGCCTGCTCTCGCTTCTTTCATCCACCACTCTCGCTCAAAACGACACGCCTAAAATGCCATCGATCCAATATCCGCAAGCCGCTCGCGACGCGATCGTCGACGATTATCACGGCACCCCCGTCGCCGATCCCTATCGTTGGTTGGAGGATACCGAGAGCGAACAAACGGCCGCTTGGGTCGCTGCCGAAAATAAGATCACTCGCACCTTCTTGGACCAGATTCCCCAGCGGACCGCGATCCGCGATCGCTTGACCGAACTCTGGAACTACGAGCGTTTTACGCTGCCGCGGAGCCGCGAATCGAAGTACTTCTACACGCACAATTCGGGGCTGCAGAATCAGAGCCTGCTGTATGTTGCCGACGGTCTCGATGCGCCGCGGCGAGTTTTGATCGACCCTAATAAATTGAGCGAAGATGGCACGATGGCGCTTGCCGGATGGTCGCCGACCGACGACGGCAGCCTGCTGGCCTACAGCATCGCCGATGGCGGCAGCGATTGGCGAACGTGGCGAGTGCGCGACGTCGCCAGCGGCGAAGATCGCGACGATGTCGTCCGCTGGGTCAAGTTCAGCGGGATCGCATGGATGCCCGACAACAGCGGTTTCTTTTACGGACGCTACGACGCACCTTCCGATGGCGAAGAACTGACCGGAACCAACTACAACCAAAAGCTCTACTTCCACGAACTGGGAACCGACCAGTCCGAGGACCGCTTGGTTTACGAACGCCCCGACAACAAGGAGTGGGGCTTTACGCCGGAGGTGACCGAAGATGGACGCTATCTGATCATCACCAACTGGAAGGGAAGCGAGCCACAGAATCAGATCTTCATCCAACCGCTGGGCGATCCCAAACTGCCGGTCACCGAATTGATCGGCGGCTTCGACGCGGAGTATTCGTTGATCGGCAACGATGAATCGATCCTCTATTTCCTGACCGACAACGACGCGCCGCGGCGACGCGTGATCGCGGTCGACGCCGATGATCCCCGCCGCGACCAGTGGCGTGAAGTGATCCCGCAAAACGAGAACGTGATCGAGGACTGCAGTCTGCTGGGAGACGAATTTTTCACGACTTCGATGAAAGATGCCCTCAGCCAAGTCGACGTCTACAACAAGGAAGGCGAAGCGGTTAAGCAGATCGCACTACCGGGGCTTGGTTCGGCGAGCGGATTTCATGGCCATCGCGATGCAACCGAGACGTTCTACTCCTTCACCAATTACGTCACGCCGCCGAGCATCTTCCGCTACGACTTGAAGACCGGCGAAAGCACGCTTTGGCGAGCACCTGAGCTGAACTTCGACGCATCTCGTTTTGTGACCAAGCAGGTCTTTTACGAGAGCAAAGATGGTACGCGGGTGCCGATGATCATCACGCACCGCGCCGACCTGAAGCTCGACGGCAGCAACCCGACGCTGCTGTACGCTTACGGCGGATTTAACATCTCGCTGACTCCCGGCTTCTCCCCCGCGATGGCTGTCTGGATGGATCGGGGCGGCATTTATGCGGTTCCCAACCTGCGAGGCGGCGGCGAATACGGCCGCGCCTGGCACGAAGCGGGCATGCAGGAGAAGAAGCAAAACGTCTTCGACGACTTCATCGCCGCGGCGGAATATCTGATCCAGCAGAAGTACACGCACAGCGACAAGCTGGCGATCCGCGGTGGCAGCAACGGCGGCTTGTTGGTCGGTGCGGTGATGACGCAGCGCCCCGAACTGTTTGGTGCCTGCCTGCCTGCGGTCGGCGTGATGGACATGTTGCGGTTCCACAAGTTCACGATCGGTTGGGCGTGGGTGACCGAATTTGGCAGCAGCGACGATCCGGAACAGTTTAAGACGCTGTTGAATTATTCACCGCTGCATCAGATCAAACCAGGCACTTGTTATCCGCCGACGTTGATCACGACTGCCGACCGGGATGACCGAGTCGTTCCAGGACACAGCTTCAAGTTTGCCGCGGCGCTGCAAGCTGCACAAAGCTGCGACAACCCAACGCTGATCCGCATCGAAACCCGCGCCGGCCACGGTGCGGGAACTCCGGTGACCAAATATATCGACCAGTACGCCGATCTGTGGGCCTTCCTGACGCGCGTGCTGCAGTAG
- a CDS encoding DUF1553 domain-containing protein encodes MQTRLLCIGLISIAATAQADPLSKADYFEQHIRPVLIKHCYECHAENSEELGGSLLLDSADGWRTGGDSGPAIVPSNAAESLLISALEFESVEMPPSGRLPDEVIDHFRHWIDQGAFDPREGTGTHPASKGIDLDAGRDFWSFQNPQEVSPPMIPGSDWAWSDIDRFVEARRLQAELPYPGDADPIVSLRRLTFDLTGLPPSPELIQQFSDDPSPEHWRRIVDRQLASFGFAEHWGRHWLDVARYADSNGADFNATFHDAWRYRQFVVDAMATDKPFDEFVRQQIAGDLMPSDSDADRIENLVATGFLMLGSKMLSERDKAKLKLDIVDDQIDTVGRAFLGMTLGCARCHDHKFDPIPTKDYYALAGIFSSTKVLDGESQRYVSTWVKRDLPTRSEHRAAVEQHAAAKKELTSQLAATKKQLASLRKAAPRNWGGTVVDDTEAKRTGHWKESLLTQPFYGAGYIHDDNKNKGETSVAFSTNLAAGRYEVRIAYTGSGSRAANVPIEIHTASGIQQATLNQSKPGSIAGLWESIGEYDFAADKPATVIMRNIGTQGYVIADAVQFLKPGEEAQQPADSKKQQQMIAAVSAEIKSLEAAIRDHDKTAPPPLPRAMAVVDEKQVEDACLCIRGEPHNKGPVVPRGFLQVVSSGSSIAIPEDQSGRLQLADWITDPDNPLTARVIVNRVWMHLIGQGLVRTVDNFGQLGDRPSHPELLDTLAIQFVREGWSIKTLVRKIVLSRVYRQSSNYHRVAFQADPDNRLLWRGHRKRLPAEALRDTMLVAAERLDRVPTVQPMQKFGVLVNNNTASSGAATLAESNRRSMYLQIIRGQLPPMLATFDFADPDILVGRRPATNVPSQALVMLNSDTVIDMSQQIAARIAEISEPLDAQIEAAYLRCLQRYPQSDERELAAEFISGDPQRLAQFIQILMASTEYRFLD; translated from the coding sequence ATGCAGACTCGCCTGTTATGCATCGGATTGATTTCAATCGCCGCCACCGCTCAGGCTGATCCGCTCTCCAAGGCGGACTATTTTGAACAGCACATTCGCCCGGTGCTGATCAAACATTGCTACGAATGCCACGCGGAAAACTCCGAAGAACTCGGCGGCAGCCTGCTGTTGGATTCGGCCGATGGTTGGCGTACCGGCGGCGATAGCGGTCCGGCAATCGTTCCTTCCAACGCTGCCGAGAGTCTGTTAATCTCAGCGTTGGAGTTCGAATCGGTCGAGATGCCGCCGAGTGGTCGCTTGCCCGATGAAGTGATCGACCACTTCCGCCACTGGATCGATCAAGGTGCATTCGATCCGCGCGAAGGAACCGGCACGCATCCTGCCTCCAAAGGGATCGACCTCGATGCGGGACGCGACTTCTGGTCGTTCCAGAATCCTCAAGAGGTTTCGCCGCCGATGATCCCCGGTTCCGACTGGGCGTGGTCGGACATCGATCGCTTCGTCGAAGCGCGTCGCCTGCAGGCGGAACTTCCCTATCCGGGAGACGCCGATCCGATCGTCAGCCTGCGACGGTTGACCTTCGACCTGACCGGTCTGCCACCGTCCCCCGAACTGATTCAACAATTCAGCGACGACCCGTCGCCGGAGCACTGGCGTCGGATCGTCGATCGCCAACTCGCCTCGTTCGGATTCGCGGAACACTGGGGGCGGCATTGGTTGGACGTCGCCCGATACGCCGATTCCAATGGCGCCGACTTCAACGCGACCTTTCACGACGCTTGGCGTTACCGTCAGTTTGTCGTCGACGCGATGGCGACCGACAAACCGTTTGATGAGTTTGTCCGCCAACAGATCGCCGGCGACCTGATGCCCAGCGACTCCGACGCCGATCGGATCGAAAACCTCGTCGCCACCGGGTTCTTGATGCTCGGATCAAAGATGCTCAGCGAACGCGACAAGGCGAAGCTGAAGTTGGATATCGTCGACGATCAAATCGACACCGTCGGCCGCGCGTTCCTCGGGATGACACTGGGATGTGCCCGTTGCCATGATCACAAGTTCGATCCGATCCCAACCAAAGACTATTACGCCTTGGCGGGAATCTTCTCCAGCACCAAGGTGTTGGATGGCGAATCGCAGCGGTACGTCAGCACGTGGGTCAAACGCGATCTGCCGACACGCAGCGAACATCGCGCGGCGGTCGAACAGCATGCGGCGGCGAAGAAGGAACTGACCAGCCAACTAGCCGCCACCAAGAAACAACTCGCCTCGCTCCGTAAAGCAGCTCCACGCAACTGGGGTGGAACGGTTGTCGACGATACCGAAGCCAAGCGAACCGGGCACTGGAAAGAGTCGCTGCTGACGCAACCGTTTTATGGTGCCGGCTACATCCACGACGACAACAAGAACAAGGGAGAGACGTCGGTCGCGTTCTCCACCAACCTGGCGGCGGGACGTTATGAGGTGCGGATCGCCTACACCGGGTCGGGCAGCCGTGCCGCCAACGTACCGATCGAAATCCACACCGCGTCGGGGATTCAACAGGCAACGCTCAACCAATCCAAACCAGGTTCGATCGCTGGCTTGTGGGAATCGATCGGCGAATACGACTTTGCTGCCGACAAGCCGGCGACGGTGATCATGCGGAACATCGGGACACAAGGGTACGTGATCGCCGATGCGGTTCAGTTCCTCAAGCCGGGGGAAGAAGCTCAGCAACCGGCGGACAGCAAGAAGCAGCAACAGATGATCGCGGCAGTCTCCGCCGAGATCAAATCGCTGGAAGCCGCGATCCGTGACCACGACAAGACAGCTCCGCCGCCACTGCCTCGAGCGATGGCCGTGGTCGATGAGAAACAAGTCGAAGACGCCTGCTTGTGCATCCGCGGCGAACCCCACAACAAAGGCCCGGTCGTACCGCGCGGCTTCCTGCAAGTCGTCTCCAGCGGTTCATCGATCGCGATCCCCGAGGACCAAAGCGGTCGGCTGCAGCTGGCCGATTGGATCACCGATCCGGACAATCCGCTGACCGCTCGCGTGATCGTCAACCGCGTCTGGATGCATCTGATCGGGCAGGGGCTGGTCCGAACCGTCGACAACTTTGGCCAACTGGGCGATCGCCCCAGCCACCCCGAGCTGCTCGACACGCTGGCGATTCAGTTCGTTCGCGAGGGCTGGTCGATCAAAACGCTGGTCCGCAAGATCGTGCTCAGCCGCGTCTATCGTCAGTCGTCAAACTACCATCGAGTCGCTTTCCAAGCCGATCCAGACAACCGCTTGTTGTGGCGTGGGCATCGCAAGCGTCTGCCAGCCGAAGCGCTCCGCGACACGATGCTGGTTGCCGCCGAGCGTTTGGACCGCGTGCCAACGGTACAACCGATGCAGAAATTTGGCGTGTTGGTGAACAACAACACCGCCAGTTCGGGAGCGGCCACACTGGCCGAATCGAATCGCCGCAGCATGTACCTGCAGATCATCCGCGGCCAGTTGCCGCCGATGCTGGCGACGTTCGACTTTGCCGATCCCGATATCCTTGTCGGTCGCCGCCCCGCGACCAACGTCCCCTCCCAAGCGTTGGTGATGTTGAACAGCGACACGGTGATCGACATGTCTCAACAGATCGCCGCCCGAATCGCGGAAATATCCGAACCTCTGGATGCGCAGATCGAAGCAGCCTACTTGCGCTGCCTGCAACGTTATCCGCAGAGCGACGAACGCGAACTCGCCGCAGAGTTTATCAGCGGCGATCCGCAGCGGCTCGCGCAATTCATTCAGATCCTAATGGCCAGCACCGAATACCGATTCCTGGATTGA
- a CDS encoding DUF1501 domain-containing protein, with protein MKNVTSRRQMLSASACGFGSLALADLMTRQAQAATPSGPLAQPATHHLPRARRVIFLFMHGGPSHVDTFDYKPRLQADDGKDLPYDLPTAAIDAKLKLLGSPWKFKQHGQSGLWCSELMPHTARHLDEMCIIKSLHSRGQSHGQAVSMLNTGSDNLVRPSVGSWLSYGLGTENEDLPSFVALAPSTGHGGPRNYGTAFLPAIHQATAIGSNGKLGDAQVKYLNRGDLPPAEQNRQMDLLQTLNRRHLDRAGQDQQIEGAIEAYELAFRMQQAAPQVLSLDEEPQHILDLYGVGQEPTDNFGRSCLLARRLAEAGVRFIQVSTGNVWDQHSNLKSGHEKNSLKTDQPVAGLIQDLKQRGMLEDTLIVWGGEFGRTPVVQGANGRDHNPQGFTMWMAGGGVKGGTSYGETDEFGYYSQQDRVHMHDLHATILHLMGLDHQRLTYRYAGRDFRLTDVAGRVVTELFA; from the coding sequence ATGAAAAACGTAACCTCTCGACGACAGATGCTCTCGGCTTCGGCATGCGGCTTCGGTTCGCTGGCCCTCGCCGATCTCATGACACGCCAGGCGCAAGCGGCCACGCCCAGCGGTCCGCTGGCCCAACCGGCGACGCATCATCTGCCTCGCGCTCGCCGCGTGATCTTCCTGTTCATGCATGGCGGTCCCAGCCACGTCGACACGTTTGATTACAAACCGCGTCTGCAAGCCGACGATGGCAAGGACCTGCCGTACGATCTGCCGACGGCAGCGATCGACGCCAAGTTGAAGCTATTGGGCAGCCCGTGGAAATTCAAACAACATGGTCAGAGCGGACTGTGGTGCAGCGAATTGATGCCCCACACGGCGCGGCATCTGGATGAGATGTGCATCATCAAATCGCTGCACAGCCGCGGGCAATCGCATGGCCAAGCGGTCAGCATGCTGAACACCGGCAGCGACAACTTGGTCCGCCCTTCGGTCGGATCGTGGCTCAGTTACGGCCTGGGGACCGAAAACGAAGACCTGCCGTCGTTTGTTGCCCTCGCGCCGAGCACCGGTCACGGCGGCCCAAGGAACTACGGAACCGCGTTCCTTCCCGCGATCCACCAAGCGACGGCGATCGGCAGCAACGGCAAGCTGGGCGATGCGCAGGTCAAGTACCTGAATCGCGGCGACCTTCCCCCGGCGGAACAGAACCGCCAGATGGACTTGCTGCAAACGCTCAACCGTCGCCACCTGGATCGCGCCGGCCAGGACCAACAGATCGAAGGAGCGATCGAAGCGTACGAGCTGGCGTTTCGAATGCAGCAGGCCGCGCCGCAGGTTCTGTCGCTGGACGAGGAGCCTCAACACATCTTGGATCTCTACGGCGTCGGACAAGAACCGACCGACAACTTTGGCCGCAGCTGTCTGCTCGCGCGACGCCTAGCCGAAGCGGGCGTACGATTTATTCAAGTCTCCACCGGCAACGTTTGGGATCAACACAGCAACTTAAAGAGCGGACACGAGAAGAACTCTTTAAAGACCGACCAACCGGTCGCCGGCTTGATTCAAGATCTCAAGCAGCGGGGAATGTTGGAAGACACGCTGATCGTCTGGGGCGGCGAATTTGGCCGCACGCCCGTCGTGCAGGGCGCCAACGGCCGCGATCACAATCCGCAAGGCTTCACGATGTGGATGGCCGGCGGCGGCGTGAAAGGTGGGACCAGCTATGGCGAGACCGACGAATTCGGTTATTATTCACAGCAGGATCGGGTTCACATGCACGACTTGCACGCTACCATTTTGCATTTAATGGGGCTCGATCATCAAAGGCTCACCTATCGATATGCCGGTCGCGACTTCCGCTTGACCGATGTCGCGGGCCGTGTTGTGACCGAGTTGTTTGCGTAA
- a CDS encoding HEAT repeat domain-containing protein — protein MSDNSELIEFLIGPGVDPAESAQYIQSLHQAPVESIEMILRSLINNLEPIVADKPGLIDGLLRLLQSNLLRQPSEEAETLDSDLIVALYENLPKELGTRFLLLHALAIARGPEHLQALAELLVEDAPQNWIQVGLVLSPLFQHAGWDVDSMFPRVLDAIQNLAVAGGILDLANHLFRSGQTKRHRCVDRSDDLIPLLGALVAQLEQVEKNPKAFGDTPEQVNQVLSEAIALIVSVCDALALIGVDRAIPQLKLAMELSHRRIQTEAAGALARLEQEEGIDRLIELAAEPSARLRVLAYAEELGLEDKIDDQYQTAASRAESELALWLAQPGQMAVPPSRIELLDHRLQFWPGFDDPIDCFLFRFDYHFAQGDFSNLGIVGPMVHAFSADITHLPVEEAYAAFAGWQAEHEDIYVVGTEHWNAAQRRVADVSVKELEEKGYEAVTPEFLGFFLGEHAVVALASKDGAIGVCVYDGLELVWYPTSGRMRPLTAQDVWQIYMGRKILRTFNT, from the coding sequence GTGTCCGATAACTCTGAACTTATCGAATTTCTGATCGGCCCTGGCGTCGACCCCGCCGAGTCGGCGCAGTATATCCAATCGCTGCACCAAGCGCCGGTCGAATCGATCGAGATGATCCTCCGATCGTTGATCAACAACCTGGAACCGATCGTCGCCGACAAACCGGGCTTGATCGATGGGCTGCTGCGGTTGTTGCAATCGAATCTGCTGCGCCAGCCGAGCGAAGAGGCGGAGACGCTCGATTCGGATCTGATCGTCGCCCTGTACGAGAACCTGCCCAAGGAATTGGGGACTCGGTTTTTGTTGCTGCACGCGTTGGCGATCGCTCGCGGGCCCGAGCATCTGCAAGCGTTGGCTGAACTGTTGGTCGAGGACGCTCCGCAAAACTGGATTCAAGTGGGGCTGGTCCTCAGCCCGCTGTTCCAACACGCTGGCTGGGATGTCGATTCGATGTTCCCTCGCGTTTTGGATGCGATTCAAAATCTGGCCGTCGCTGGCGGTATCTTGGATCTAGCAAACCATCTGTTTCGGTCGGGGCAAACGAAGCGGCATCGTTGCGTCGATCGCAGCGATGATCTGATCCCGTTGCTCGGAGCGTTGGTCGCTCAGTTGGAACAAGTCGAAAAGAATCCGAAGGCGTTTGGCGACACGCCCGAACAGGTCAATCAGGTTCTCAGCGAAGCGATCGCGCTGATCGTTTCGGTCTGCGACGCGTTGGCGTTGATCGGAGTTGATCGCGCGATTCCGCAATTGAAGCTGGCGATGGAGTTGTCGCATCGGCGAATCCAAACCGAAGCGGCCGGCGCGTTGGCTCGGCTGGAACAAGAAGAAGGGATCGACCGGCTGATCGAATTGGCAGCCGAACCGTCGGCGCGACTCCGCGTGTTGGCTTATGCGGAAGAGTTGGGACTGGAAGATAAGATCGACGATCAGTATCAAACCGCCGCCAGTCGCGCTGAATCGGAACTCGCATTGTGGTTAGCTCAGCCTGGCCAGATGGCGGTCCCCCCGAGTCGCATCGAATTGTTGGATCATCGGTTGCAGTTCTGGCCCGGATTCGACGATCCGATCGACTGTTTCCTGTTCCGATTCGACTATCACTTCGCCCAAGGGGACTTCAGCAACCTAGGGATCGTCGGCCCGATGGTTCACGCTTTTTCGGCTGACATCACGCACTTGCCGGTGGAAGAAGCGTATGCCGCGTTTGCTGGATGGCAAGCCGAACACGAAGACATCTACGTCGTGGGGACCGAGCATTGGAACGCGGCTCAACGGCGGGTCGCCGACGTGTCGGTGAAAGAACTCGAAGAGAAAGGCTACGAAGCGGTCACTCCCGAATTCCTCGGCTTCTTCCTCGGCGAACACGCTGTTGTCGCATTAGCTTCGAAAGACGGGGCGATCGGTGTCTGTGTCTACGATGGTCTTGAGTTGGTGTGGTATCCCACATCGGGGCGGATGCGTCCGCTGACCGCTCAGGATGTCTGGCAGATCTACATGGGCCGAAAGATCTTGCGGACCTTTAATACGTGA
- a CDS encoding DinB family protein yields the protein MSTFIGNMIADSLSRGINYADSLVKDLPADQFARFAPGKEGPIVSNHPAFILGHLSIYAPRVVEQLGQDATAYQPTEAENALFSPAAKCQDDPNGLIYPGKDQLVDRFTTVYQAALTTLRNATDDQFMVPNPGEGRLRELFPTLGGMHAFYTGGHFMLHMGQLSAWRRMMGMSPA from the coding sequence ATGAGCACCTTCATTGGAAACATGATCGCCGATTCATTGAGCCGCGGCATCAACTACGCCGACAGCCTGGTGAAGGATCTACCAGCGGATCAATTCGCTCGATTCGCTCCCGGCAAAGAGGGCCCGATCGTTTCGAATCACCCTGCATTCATCCTGGGGCACTTGAGCATCTACGCCCCGCGCGTCGTCGAACAACTGGGACAAGACGCGACCGCATACCAACCGACCGAAGCGGAGAACGCCCTCTTTTCGCCAGCCGCTAAATGCCAAGACGATCCCAACGGGCTGATCTATCCCGGGAAAGATCAGCTGGTCGACCGCTTCACCACGGTTTATCAAGCGGCGCTGACGACGCTGCGAAACGCGACCGACGATCAGTTTATGGTCCCCAACCCCGGCGAAGGGCGACTCCGCGAGCTGTTCCCAACGCTCGGCGGAATGCATGCTTTTTACACCGGCGGTCACTTCATGCTGCACATGGGGCAATTGAGCGCCTGGCGACGAATGATGGGCATGTCGCCGGCATAG